Below is a genomic region from Sulfitobacter sp. OXR-159.
GCACGTGGGGCATCTGGTCAATATCATGATGCTGCGGTGGTTGCAGAAATGCGGCGGCAAGCCGATCACCCTGATGGGCGGCGGCACGACAAAGGTGGGCGATCCGTCCTTCCGGTCGGATGAACGCCCCCTGCTCACGCCAGAGGCGATTGACGACAATATCGAAGGCATCCGTCAGGTCTTTGCCCAATACCTCGATTACGGCGAGGGCGAGACAGGTGCCCTGATGCTGAACAACGCCGAGTGGCTGGATGAGTTGAACTACCTCGATTTCCTGCGCGACATCGGGCGGCACTTCTCAATCAACCGGATGCTCAGCTTTGAAAGCGTAAAATCGCGTCTGGACCGCGAGCAATCGCTGTCGTTCCTTGAGTTCAACTACATGATTCTCCAAGCCTATGACTTTATGGAGCTTCACCGTCGCTACGGTTGTATCCTGCAGATGGGCGGCAGCGACCAATGGGGCAACATCGTCAACGGCATCGACCTCACCCGACGCGTGATCGACGGCGAAGTTTACGGCCTGACCTCGCCCCTCTTGACCACCAGCGACGGCAAGAAGATGGGCAAATCTGCGGGCGGCGCGGTCTGGCTGAACGGCGATATGCTTTCGCCTTATGAGTTCTGGCAGTTCTGGCGCAATTGCACCGACGCCGATGTGGGCCGTTTCCTCAAACTCTACACCGAGCTGCCGGTCGATGAATGCGACCGTCTGGGGGCGCTCGCCGGGTCCGAGATCAACGAGGCGAAGGTGCGTTTGGCCAATGAGGTCACTGGCCTGCTGCACGGCGAAGAAGCGGCGCGGAACGCCGAAGCCACTGCGCGTGAAGTCTTTGAAAAAGGCGGCGTGGGCGGCGATCTGCCCACCCTGACCCTCTCGGCGGCGGATGTGGGCGATGGCGTCTCTATCGTGCAACTGCTGGTGAAATCGGGCCTTGCTGGGTCCGGCAAAGAGGCCAAGCGCCTGATTGCCGAGAACGGCGCGCGGATCGATGACCAGCCGCTGACCGATGCGGGCATGATGCTGGATGCGAGCGCGCTGTCCTCTCCAATCAAGCTGAGCGCGGGCAAGAAACGCCACGCGCTGGTGCAGGTCGGCTGATTGCCAAAGGGGGGAAGGCAACGGCCTTCCCCGCCCCCCGCCGCAACGGCATCGCTTGCATGGGGCGAGACTTCGTGTTGAACTGAACAAGCGTTCATATCGGGGGGAGCCATCATGAAACTAGACAGCACAGCCGCCATCATCACCGGGGGTGCCTCGGGGCTTGGCGAAGCCACGGCGCGCTATTTCGCTTCGCAAGGTGCGCAGGTCACCCTGCTGGATCGTGACGCCGACCGGGGCGAAACTGTGGCCAAGGAAATCGGCGGGCATTTCGTCATGACCGATGTGACGGATGAGACTTCGGTCCAAAAGGCGGTGGACCATGCTCAGGAAAAGATGGGCTGGATCACGGCGGCGGTGAACTGCGCAGGTATTGCCCTTGGCATCAAGAC
It encodes:
- the tyrS gene encoding tyrosine--tRNA ligase — encoded protein: MTYHPKSEFIHTMMQRGFLADCTDYQGLDEALLKGAAPAYVGYDATAKSLHVGHLVNIMMLRWLQKCGGKPITLMGGGTTKVGDPSFRSDERPLLTPEAIDDNIEGIRQVFAQYLDYGEGETGALMLNNAEWLDELNYLDFLRDIGRHFSINRMLSFESVKSRLDREQSLSFLEFNYMILQAYDFMELHRRYGCILQMGGSDQWGNIVNGIDLTRRVIDGEVYGLTSPLLTTSDGKKMGKSAGGAVWLNGDMLSPYEFWQFWRNCTDADVGRFLKLYTELPVDECDRLGALAGSEINEAKVRLANEVTGLLHGEEAARNAEATAREVFEKGGVGGDLPTLTLSAADVGDGVSIVQLLVKSGLAGSGKEAKRLIAENGARIDDQPLTDAGMMLDASALSSPIKLSAGKKRHALVQVG